One window of the Rhipicephalus sanguineus isolate Rsan-2018 chromosome 2, BIME_Rsan_1.4, whole genome shotgun sequence genome contains the following:
- the LOC119382217 gene encoding uncharacterized protein LOC119382217, which produces MLNCTISTSYAEHRDNVLVDNAVPVQEARANEARQAALPQAPSAAQTPTINSVTGVAAEVLSQVPCTSHRDVRRKTKELKAKLRKQRDLNRRLQARLQRQRQALTLGEVVRSVRSHVSPAVAALVEAQLRMNNVSRFGRRWSSQNKSFALGLYFHSPKGYRYCRRLLRLPSVRSLQLWLKRVPLRVGFFPQIFDLIRDERLPFP; this is translated from the exons ATGCTAAATTGCACTATATCTACCTCATACGCAGAACACCGGGACAACGTGCTGGTGGACAACGCAGTTCCTGTACAAGAAGCCAGAGCTAACGAGGCTCGACAGGCCGCATTACCACAGGCTCCGTCGGCTGCACAGACTCCAACAATCAACTCTGTCACTGGCGTAGCTGCTGAAGTTTTAAGCCAAG TGCCCTGCACGAGTCACCGCGACGTGCGGAGGAAAACCAAGGAGCTGAAGGCGAAGCTGCGGAAACAGCGGGACTTAAACCGGAGGCTGCAAGCAAGGTTGCAGAGGCAGCGTCAAGCCCTAACCCTTGGGGAAGTCGTCCGAAGCGTCCGCTCACACGTGTCTCCAGCTGTTGCAGCACTCGTGGAGGCTCAGCTGAGGATGAACAACGTGAGCCGCTTTGGTCGCCGCTGGTCGAGCCAAAACAAATCCTTTGCCCTTGGACTCTACTTCCATAGCCCAAAGGGCTATAGGTACTGTAGGCGACTCCTAAGGCTGCCGTCAGTGCGATCTCTGCAGTTGTGGCTTAAGCGAGTCCCGTTAAGGGTTGGGTTCTTCCCGCAAATCTTCGACCTTATAAGAGACGAGCGGCTACCTTTTCCATGA